One Nocardioides aromaticivorans genomic window carries:
- the gmd gene encoding GDP-mannose 4,6-dehydratase: MKRALITGITGQDGSYLAELLLEKGYEVHGLVRRHSTLNRSRIDHLGGTENLHLHYGDLTDGVSLVNLVHAIEPHEVYNLGAQSHVKVSFELPEYTANTDAVGTLRLLEAIRAAGIDCRFYQASTSEMFGATPPPQDEGTVFYPRSPYGAAKLYSHWVTVNYREAYDLFAVSGILFNHESPRRGESFVTRKITLGVASIKLGITDHLTLGNLDAIRDWGYAKEYVEGMWRMLQHDEPQDYVLATGIGTTVREFAEYAFSHAGLNWEDHVRYNEAYERPTEVDALIGDASKAREVLGWKPSTDAKGLAELMVDADIEQLGRLVAHKQEG, from the coding sequence ATGAAGCGCGCGCTGATCACCGGCATCACCGGACAGGACGGGTCCTACCTCGCCGAGCTCCTGCTCGAGAAGGGCTACGAGGTCCACGGGCTGGTCCGGCGCCACTCGACCCTCAACCGGTCGCGGATCGACCACCTGGGCGGCACCGAGAACCTCCACCTGCACTACGGCGACCTCACCGACGGCGTCAGCCTGGTCAACCTGGTGCACGCGATCGAGCCGCACGAGGTCTACAACCTCGGTGCGCAGAGCCACGTGAAGGTCTCCTTCGAGCTGCCGGAGTACACCGCCAACACCGACGCGGTGGGCACCCTGCGCCTGCTCGAGGCGATCCGGGCCGCCGGCATCGACTGCCGCTTCTACCAGGCGTCGACGTCGGAGATGTTCGGCGCGACCCCGCCGCCGCAGGACGAGGGCACGGTGTTCTACCCGCGCTCGCCGTACGGCGCCGCCAAGCTCTACTCCCACTGGGTGACGGTCAACTACCGCGAGGCCTACGACCTCTTCGCGGTCTCCGGCATCCTCTTCAACCACGAGTCCCCGCGTCGCGGCGAGTCCTTCGTGACCCGCAAGATCACCCTCGGCGTCGCGTCGATCAAGCTCGGCATCACCGACCACCTCACCCTCGGCAACCTGGACGCGATCCGCGACTGGGGCTACGCCAAGGAGTACGTCGAGGGCATGTGGCGGATGCTGCAGCACGACGAGCCGCAGGACTACGTCCTCGCCACCGGCATCGGTACGACGGTCCGTGAGTTCGCCGAGTACGCCTTCAGCCACGCGGGCCTCAACTGGGAGGACCACGTCCGCTACAACGAGGCCTACGAGCGTCCGACCGAGGTCGACGCCCTCATCGGCGACGCCTCCAAGGCGCGCGAGGTCCTCGGCTGGAAGCCGTCGACCGACGCGAAGGGCCTGGCCGAGCTGATGGTCGACGCCGACATCGAGCAGCTCGGTCGCCTGGTCGCGCACAAGCAGGAGGGCTGA
- a CDS encoding glycosyltransferase, translating to MKILIDAMAAEFGGIRTLIDAVLLQWHDVHPDDELHVAVPADSTIGAGTPHTLHKLPVPRPYVVGRPWAQTTRMRSLARRLRPDAVLATAPTTSVLSLGEGRLATIILDLRHELRPEQFSRGRRLIRAVSYGRTYQMADSFIAISQRSLDDLHRLHPSTARKPAVVAHLGADHVRAWPQPDRTGPAVSFAHHSNKNPDLLLDAWADLVARGEKAPELLVLGVGGARKPALQAAIDERGIADVVRLAPFLPDEEFQQVIAAARMIVFPSDFEGFGLPTVEGMALGKPVVIGPEPACLEVAGGHATVMADWTPAALADAVLRAESVDDEALAAARAWADTFTWERTIRRTRSALEG from the coding sequence ATGAAGATCCTCATCGACGCGATGGCCGCCGAGTTCGGCGGCATCCGGACCCTCATCGACGCCGTGCTGCTGCAGTGGCACGACGTCCACCCCGACGACGAGCTGCACGTGGCCGTGCCGGCCGACTCGACGATCGGCGCCGGGACCCCGCACACCCTGCACAAGCTCCCCGTCCCGCGCCCGTACGTCGTGGGCCGGCCGTGGGCGCAGACGACCCGCATGCGCTCGCTCGCGCGCCGGCTGCGGCCCGACGCGGTGCTGGCGACGGCACCGACCACGTCGGTGCTCTCGCTGGGCGAGGGCCGGCTGGCGACGATCATCCTCGACCTGCGCCACGAGCTGCGTCCCGAGCAGTTCAGCCGCGGCCGCCGGCTGATCCGGGCCGTCTCCTACGGCCGGACCTACCAGATGGCCGACTCGTTCATCGCCATCTCCCAGCGCAGCCTCGACGACCTCCACCGGCTGCACCCGTCGACCGCCCGCAAGCCAGCGGTCGTCGCGCACCTGGGCGCCGACCACGTCCGCGCCTGGCCGCAGCCGGACCGCACCGGGCCGGCGGTGTCCTTCGCCCACCACAGCAACAAGAACCCGGACCTGCTGCTCGACGCCTGGGCCGACCTGGTCGCCCGCGGCGAGAAGGCGCCGGAGCTGCTCGTGCTCGGGGTCGGCGGCGCCCGCAAGCCCGCCCTGCAGGCCGCGATCGACGAGCGCGGCATCGCCGACGTCGTGCGGCTCGCGCCCTTCCTGCCGGACGAGGAGTTCCAGCAGGTCATCGCCGCCGCGCGGATGATCGTGTTCCCCAGCGACTTCGAGGGCTTCGGCCTGCCGACCGTCGAGGGGATGGCGCTCGGCAAGCCGGTCGTGATCGGCCCCGAGCCGGCCTGCCTGGAGGTGGCCGGCGGTCACGCGACGGTGATGGCCGACTGGACGCCGGCGGCGCTCGCCGACGCCGTCCTGCGGGCGGAGTCGGTCGACGACGAGGCCCTCGCCGCTGCTCGCGCGTGGGCGGACACCTTCACGTGGGAGCGCACCATCCGTCGTACCCGGAGCGCGCTGGAGGGCTGA
- a CDS encoding sulfotransferase domain-containing protein, which translates to MSSFDAREWATRTLNWPPARNTAKRAVHLAARARGRALEARHAVPDPAVIIAAGPQKAGSQWIKALFDHPLVRGAAGTITLPQLDYQLTPPRNGFPAGTFVPGFYGSYQEYLALPKRHPHRLVYLGRDPRDLVVSGYWSAVETHRPTHLEEAERLREEMKQMSMGDAMMTIIELSGEHFAAMASWAGVDDPEVARFRLEDVRADAEGPVRAMLAHCRIELSEADLATVLNDTSRDALRAKDLEQRSADSESHYRKRASRHQEVFEPRHHAALEEVAPGLVELLGYQPA; encoded by the coding sequence ATGTCCAGCTTCGACGCCCGTGAGTGGGCAACCCGCACCCTCAACTGGCCCCCCGCGCGCAACACGGCCAAGCGCGCCGTCCACCTCGCCGCGCGGGCGCGCGGCCGGGCCCTGGAGGCACGCCACGCGGTCCCGGACCCGGCAGTGATCATCGCTGCGGGACCGCAGAAGGCCGGTAGCCAGTGGATCAAGGCCCTCTTCGACCACCCGCTGGTGCGCGGTGCGGCCGGCACGATCACCCTGCCGCAGCTCGACTACCAGCTGACCCCGCCGCGCAACGGCTTCCCGGCCGGCACGTTCGTGCCCGGCTTCTACGGCAGCTACCAGGAGTACCTCGCCCTGCCGAAGCGGCACCCGCACCGGCTCGTCTACCTCGGCCGCGACCCCCGCGACCTGGTGGTCTCCGGCTACTGGTCGGCGGTGGAGACGCACCGCCCGACCCACCTCGAGGAGGCCGAGCGGCTGCGCGAGGAGATGAAGCAGATGTCGATGGGCGACGCGATGATGACCATCATCGAGCTGAGCGGCGAGCACTTCGCCGCCATGGCGTCGTGGGCCGGGGTCGACGACCCCGAGGTCGCCCGCTTCCGCCTCGAGGACGTCCGTGCCGACGCGGAGGGCCCGGTGCGCGCGATGCTCGCCCACTGCCGCATCGAGCTCTCGGAGGCCGACCTCGCAACGGTGCTCAACGACACCTCGAGGGACGCCCTGCGGGCCAAGGACCTCGAGCAGCGCAGCGCCGACAGCGAGTCGCACTACCGCAAGCGTGCCTCGCGCCACCAGGAGGTCTTCGAGCCGCGGCACCACGCCGCGCTCGAGGAGGTCGCGCCCGGGCTCGTGGAGCTGCTCGGCTACCAGCCGGCCTGA
- a CDS encoding NAD-dependent epimerase/dehydratase family protein has protein sequence MNAPVDVLVAGGGGFIGGHLVADLLAQGKTVRSVDVKPLDEWYQVHPDAQNSVGDLSLLDQAEAATKGAREVYMLAADMGGMGFIENNKALCMLTVLTSTHMLQAAQKYDVERYFYSSSACVYAADKQTDPSVTALKESDAYPAMPEDGYGWEKLFSERMARHFREDFGLTTRMARYHNVYGPEGTWTGGREKAPAAVCRKIAEAVISGRHELEIWGDGEQTRSFMYIDDCVKGSQMILASDHVEPINLGSAELVSINQLYSIVEDIAGIKCERKYDLSAPQGVRGRNSDNTEINEVFGWEPSISLADGLAKTYAWVYDQVKRAQG, from the coding sequence ATGAACGCGCCCGTGGACGTCCTGGTCGCCGGTGGCGGCGGTTTCATCGGAGGCCACCTGGTCGCCGACCTGCTCGCCCAGGGCAAGACCGTCCGGTCGGTCGACGTGAAGCCGCTCGACGAGTGGTACCAGGTCCACCCCGACGCGCAGAACAGCGTCGGCGACCTGTCGCTCCTCGACCAGGCCGAGGCCGCGACCAAGGGCGCCCGCGAGGTCTACATGCTCGCGGCCGACATGGGCGGCATGGGCTTCATCGAGAACAACAAGGCCCTCTGCATGCTGACCGTGCTGACCAGCACCCACATGCTCCAGGCCGCGCAGAAGTACGACGTCGAGCGCTACTTCTACTCCTCGTCGGCCTGCGTCTACGCCGCCGACAAGCAGACCGACCCGTCAGTGACGGCCCTCAAGGAGTCCGACGCCTACCCGGCGATGCCGGAGGACGGCTACGGCTGGGAGAAGCTCTTCTCGGAGCGGATGGCCCGCCACTTCCGCGAGGACTTCGGCCTGACCACCCGCATGGCGCGCTACCACAACGTCTACGGCCCCGAGGGCACGTGGACCGGCGGTCGCGAGAAGGCGCCGGCCGCCGTCTGCCGCAAGATCGCGGAGGCGGTCATCTCGGGCAGGCACGAGCTCGAGATCTGGGGCGACGGCGAGCAGACCCGCAGCTTCATGTACATCGACGACTGCGTGAAGGGCTCCCAGATGATCCTGGCGAGCGACCACGTCGAGCCGATCAACCTCGGCTCCGCCGAGCTGGTCTCGATCAACCAGCTCTACTCGATCGTCGAGGACATCGCCGGCATCAAGTGCGAGCGGAAGTACGACCTCTCCGCGCCGCAGGGCGTCCGGGGTCGCAACTCCGACAACACCGAGATCAACGAGGTCTTCGGCTGGGAGCCGTCGATCAGCCTCGCCGACGGCCTCGCGAAGACCTATGCCTGGGTCTACGACCAGGTCAAGCGCGCGCAGGGCTGA
- a CDS encoding glycosyltransferase family 4 protein has product MRILVHDYSGHPFQVELSRELARRGHAVTHSYCPGWVSGKGHLVAEPGETLTFDPVGPTEPIAKDRFVRRVLVEALVGWELIRQVRRTRAQTAMLSNAQIPTLVVFALGMLVLRRKWVLWHQDVYAVAVKSFAGDKLGRMFRVVAAVFSVAERWVSRRASEIVVIAPSFVPVHEEWGTADKVTVIPNWAPLDEIRPVPRKNDWATEQGLDDTATLLYSGTLGLKHNPTLLVGLAREVIDAGRPVRLVVVNEGPAVEVIRAEAERLDVPVTLLPFQPYERLSEVLGSGDILVVLLEQQAGAFSVPSKTLSYLCAGRPVLGMMPSENLASALVTRAGGLVVAPDAEALPGAAAWAAGVLADDELREELGEASRDLAELEFALAGCADRFETILERSSR; this is encoded by the coding sequence GTGCGCATCCTCGTCCACGACTACTCCGGGCACCCCTTCCAGGTCGAGCTGAGCCGCGAGCTCGCCCGGCGGGGGCATGCCGTCACCCACTCGTACTGTCCCGGCTGGGTGTCCGGCAAGGGACACCTCGTCGCCGAGCCCGGCGAGACCCTGACCTTCGACCCGGTCGGCCCGACCGAGCCGATCGCCAAGGACCGCTTCGTCCGCAGGGTGCTCGTCGAGGCGCTCGTCGGCTGGGAGCTGATCCGCCAGGTCCGTCGTACCCGCGCGCAGACGGCGATGCTGTCGAACGCGCAGATCCCGACCCTCGTCGTCTTCGCCCTCGGCATGCTCGTGCTGCGGCGCAAGTGGGTGCTCTGGCACCAGGACGTGTACGCCGTCGCGGTGAAGTCGTTCGCCGGCGACAAGCTCGGCCGGATGTTCCGTGTGGTCGCCGCCGTCTTCAGCGTCGCCGAGAGGTGGGTGTCGCGGCGGGCGTCGGAGATCGTGGTGATCGCCCCGTCCTTCGTCCCGGTCCACGAGGAGTGGGGCACCGCGGACAAGGTGACCGTGATCCCGAACTGGGCCCCCCTCGACGAGATCCGCCCGGTCCCCCGCAAGAACGACTGGGCCACCGAACAGGGCCTCGACGACACCGCGACGCTCCTCTACTCCGGCACGCTCGGCCTCAAGCACAACCCGACGCTGCTGGTGGGCCTGGCCCGCGAGGTGATCGACGCCGGCCGGCCGGTCCGGCTGGTCGTCGTCAACGAGGGACCCGCGGTGGAGGTGATCCGCGCCGAGGCCGAGCGCCTCGACGTGCCGGTGACCCTGCTGCCCTTCCAGCCCTACGAGCGGCTCTCCGAGGTCCTCGGCAGCGGCGACATCCTGGTGGTGCTGCTCGAGCAGCAGGCAGGCGCCTTCTCGGTGCCGTCGAAGACGTTGTCCTACCTGTGCGCCGGCCGCCCGGTGCTCGGCATGATGCCGTCGGAGAACCTCGCCTCGGCGCTCGTGACCCGCGCCGGCGGCCTGGTGGTCGCCCCCGACGCGGAGGCCCTGCCCGGCGCCGCGGCCTGGGCGGCGGGCGTGCTGGCCGACGACGAGCTCCGGGAGGAGCTGGGCGAGGCGTCCCGCGACCTCGCCGAGCTCGAGTTCGCCCTCGCCGGGTGCGCCGACCGGTTCGAGACCATCCTCGAGCGGAGCAGCCGGTGA
- a CDS encoding sugar transferase, which yields MRTKRVFDLFVAITAAVAWVPVLLGSALMVLVMSGRPVFYRSNRWVRSGQMVRTVKFRTMVKNADKLVNRQTVPVEGVRFLNIPPDSPLYTRPGRILESLGLTEIPQLIHVVRGEMSIVGNRPLPENVMQCLRDEYPYAEDRFLTPAGLTGPVQLVGRDSLSDSERLRIEGAYCRAVMHGYRLRLDFTVLLSTVLIVAHIKQPLDYQGVMDLIDRHTKPTRERRHREVLVEDARATDVA from the coding sequence ATGCGGACGAAGCGTGTGTTCGACCTGTTCGTGGCCATCACCGCAGCCGTCGCGTGGGTGCCGGTTCTACTCGGATCAGCCCTCATGGTCCTCGTGATGTCGGGCCGTCCGGTGTTCTACCGGTCGAACCGCTGGGTGCGGTCCGGCCAGATGGTGCGGACGGTCAAGTTCCGCACGATGGTCAAGAACGCCGACAAGCTGGTCAACCGCCAGACGGTCCCCGTCGAGGGCGTCCGGTTCCTGAACATCCCGCCCGACTCGCCGCTCTACACGCGGCCGGGCCGGATCCTCGAGAGCCTGGGGCTCACCGAGATCCCGCAGCTGATCCACGTGGTCCGCGGCGAGATGAGCATCGTCGGCAACCGGCCGCTGCCGGAGAACGTCATGCAGTGCCTGCGCGACGAGTACCCCTACGCGGAGGACCGCTTCCTGACCCCCGCCGGCCTGACCGGTCCGGTCCAGCTCGTCGGCCGCGACTCGCTCAGTGACTCCGAGCGGCTGCGCATCGAGGGCGCCTACTGCCGCGCGGTCATGCACGGCTACCGCCTGCGCCTCGACTTCACCGTCCTGCTCTCGACCGTGCTGATCGTGGCCCACATCAAGCAGCCCCTGGACTACCAGGGCGTGATGGACCTGATCGACCGCCACACCAAGCCGACCCGCGAGCGCCGCCACCGCGAGGTGCTCGTCGAGGACGCCCGCGCGACCGACGTCGCCTGA
- a CDS encoding UDP-glucuronic acid decarboxylase family protein — protein sequence MRVLVTGGAGFLGSHLCDRLVAEGHDVLCVDNYYTGTKDNIAGLLGNHRFELMRHDVTFPLYVEVDRIYNLACPASPIHYQRDPVQTTKTSVHGAINMLGLAKRVRARILQASTSEVYGDPEVHPQVEEYWGKVNPIGIRSCYDEGKRAAETLFFDYWRQHSLEIKVMRIFNTYGPRMHPDDGRVVSNFIVQALRGEPITIYGDGQQTRSFCYVDDLIEGMWRLMESPADFTGPVNVGNPTENTMLELAEAVIRLVGGPSRIEHRPLPSDDPRQRRPDISLARKELDWEPTVALEDGLRETIDYFRHRLAL from the coding sequence ATGCGGGTGCTCGTGACGGGAGGCGCCGGGTTCCTCGGCTCCCACCTCTGTGATCGGCTGGTCGCCGAGGGCCACGACGTGCTCTGCGTCGACAACTACTACACCGGCACGAAGGACAACATCGCCGGACTGCTGGGCAACCACCGGTTCGAGCTGATGCGTCACGACGTGACCTTCCCGCTGTACGTCGAGGTCGACCGGATCTACAACCTGGCCTGCCCGGCCTCGCCGATCCACTACCAGCGCGACCCCGTGCAGACCACGAAGACCAGCGTCCACGGCGCCATCAACATGCTCGGGCTGGCCAAGCGGGTCCGGGCGCGGATCCTGCAGGCCAGCACCAGCGAGGTGTACGGCGACCCCGAGGTGCACCCGCAGGTCGAGGAGTACTGGGGCAAGGTCAACCCGATCGGCATCCGCAGCTGCTACGACGAGGGCAAGCGCGCCGCGGAGACCCTGTTCTTCGACTACTGGCGGCAGCACTCGCTGGAGATCAAGGTGATGCGGATCTTCAACACCTACGGCCCGCGGATGCACCCCGACGACGGCCGGGTGGTCAGCAACTTCATCGTGCAGGCCCTGCGCGGTGAGCCGATCACCATCTACGGCGACGGCCAGCAGACCCGCAGCTTCTGCTACGTCGACGACCTCATCGAGGGCATGTGGCGGCTCATGGAGAGCCCGGCGGACTTCACCGGCCCGGTCAACGTCGGCAACCCGACCGAGAACACCATGCTGGAGCTCGCCGAGGCCGTCATCCGGCTCGTCGGCGGTCCGTCGAGGATCGAGCACCGCCCGCTGCCGTCCGACGACCCGCGCCAGCGGCGCCCCGACATCAGCCTCGCCCGCAAGGAGCTGGACTGGGAGCCGACCGTGGCGCTCGAGGACGGCCTGCGCGAGACGATCGACTACTTCCGGCACCGCCTGGCCCTCTGA
- a CDS encoding O-antigen ligase family protein: MPNETTARPQQVARPFVAPAGSNAAITFVTVALLVGLVYLANTGDLVTALVTVGVALYVALLSVLGSTRLGILTLAGAFFTAPAYKGLAPEGATITPTDALLVVGFALLLPEMLRGRLKLPLTYIVGIVIVFAFGMVATLRSERSLESAFALVFWLIVMIAFPIAILLWRPSRTVIRGLAWTYVLGHMASWAGGILTGGITAQGRHFGMTNHPNYFAEAAIMAIALLIFLFFEYQHWVMRTVILGFAGLTGISILLSGSRGATIVVAVLVVMIPIVERSAITGFFYAVCGATLVAALPFVLRLTGDTSAIDRLLGGGSASGSDQARTAGLESGVDRFWASPFFGDGLIDLFDIHNNVLQVAVGVGIFGLFGFLLVMFAFARPLFGASPYRRLCYTVWGYMGWGLLIPSLYDRTLWIPMCLAAICWLSADDQDGTTEATPAAAATTEPPKTMARN; encoded by the coding sequence GTGCCCAACGAGACGACCGCGCGCCCCCAGCAGGTGGCCCGGCCCTTCGTCGCGCCTGCGGGCAGCAACGCCGCGATCACCTTCGTGACCGTCGCCCTCCTCGTCGGCCTCGTCTACCTCGCCAACACCGGCGACCTGGTCACCGCGCTGGTCACCGTCGGTGTCGCGCTGTACGTCGCCCTGCTGAGCGTCCTCGGCTCGACGCGTCTCGGCATCCTCACGCTGGCAGGCGCCTTCTTCACGGCGCCGGCGTACAAGGGACTGGCTCCCGAGGGCGCGACGATCACGCCGACCGACGCGCTGCTGGTGGTGGGCTTCGCGCTGCTGCTCCCGGAGATGCTCCGGGGCCGGCTGAAGCTGCCGTTGACCTACATCGTCGGCATCGTGATCGTCTTCGCGTTCGGCATGGTCGCGACGCTGCGCTCCGAACGCTCGCTCGAGAGCGCCTTCGCCCTCGTCTTCTGGCTGATCGTGATGATCGCCTTCCCGATCGCGATCCTGCTGTGGCGGCCGAGCCGCACGGTCATCCGCGGGCTGGCATGGACCTACGTGCTCGGCCACATGGCCAGCTGGGCCGGCGGCATCCTGACAGGCGGCATCACCGCCCAGGGCCGGCACTTCGGCATGACGAACCACCCCAACTACTTCGCCGAGGCCGCGATCATGGCGATCGCGCTGCTCATCTTCCTGTTCTTCGAGTACCAGCACTGGGTCATGAGGACCGTCATCCTCGGCTTCGCCGGCCTCACCGGGATCTCGATCCTGCTCAGCGGCAGCCGGGGCGCCACGATCGTCGTCGCGGTGCTCGTCGTGATGATCCCGATCGTGGAGCGCTCGGCGATCACCGGCTTCTTCTACGCCGTGTGCGGCGCGACCCTGGTGGCGGCCCTGCCGTTCGTCCTGCGGCTCACCGGCGACACCTCGGCCATCGACCGGCTGCTGGGCGGCGGCTCGGCGTCGGGGTCCGACCAGGCCCGCACCGCCGGGCTCGAGAGCGGTGTCGACCGGTTCTGGGCGAGCCCGTTCTTCGGGGACGGGCTGATCGACCTCTTCGACATCCACAACAACGTGCTGCAGGTCGCCGTCGGCGTCGGCATCTTCGGGCTGTTCGGGTTCCTGCTCGTGATGTTCGCCTTCGCCCGGCCGCTGTTCGGCGCCAGCCCCTACCGCCGCCTCTGCTACACCGTGTGGGGCTACATGGGCTGGGGTCTGCTGATCCCGAGCCTCTACGACCGCACGCTGTGGATCCCGATGTGCCTGGCCGCGATCTGCTGGCTCTCAGCCGACGACCAGGACGGCACGACCGAGGCCACGCCGGCCGCGGCGGCCACCACCGAACCCCCCAAGACGATGGCGAGGAACTGA
- a CDS encoding MoaD/ThiS family protein: MNETEVIRVRYWAAARSAAGVAEETVDAGGPMTLVELRDEVVRRHPGGRFGDVVRVCSVLVGERPVSSGDPAAVVVRPGDTVEFLPPFAGG; the protein is encoded by the coding sequence GTGAATGAGACCGAGGTCATCAGGGTCCGCTACTGGGCCGCTGCCCGCTCCGCTGCCGGTGTGGCGGAGGAGACGGTCGACGCCGGCGGACCGATGACGCTGGTCGAGCTGCGCGACGAGGTGGTCCGCCGCCACCCCGGCGGCCGGTTCGGCGACGTCGTCCGGGTGTGCTCGGTGCTGGTGGGGGAGCGGCCGGTCTCCTCGGGCGACCCGGCCGCGGTCGTCGTACGGCCGGGGGACACGGTGGAGTTCCTGCCGCCCTTCGCCGGCGGCTGA